One Sphingobacteruim zhuxiongii DNA window includes the following coding sequences:
- the frr gene encoding ribosome recycling factor, giving the protein MNELISLQLDDCKEGMNKAVAHTESELTKIRAGKASPGMLDGIFVDYYGTATALSQVSNVNTTDARTIVIQPWEKSLLSAIEKAIMDSNIGLNPQNDGNIIRLVVPPLTEERRRDLVKKVKEEAEKGRVAIRNIRKESNEAIKKLKNDGASEDEIKVGEGEIQKLTDANIVKVDQLAELKEKDIMTV; this is encoded by the coding sequence ATGAACGAATTAATTTCACTTCAGTTGGACGATTGCAAAGAAGGAATGAACAAAGCAGTCGCACATACCGAGTCTGAACTTACGAAAATACGTGCTGGAAAAGCTAGTCCTGGTATGCTTGATGGAATCTTTGTAGATTACTATGGAACCGCTACTGCTCTTTCTCAAGTTAGTAATGTCAATACTACTGACGCAAGAACAATCGTGATTCAACCTTGGGAAAAATCTTTGCTATCAGCAATTGAAAAAGCAATTATGGACTCAAACATTGGTTTGAACCCTCAAAATGATGGTAATATCATCCGTTTAGTTGTACCTCCATTGACTGAAGAACGTCGTCGTGATTTAGTTAAGAAAGTGAAGGAAGAAGCTGAAAAGGGACGTGTTGCTATCCGTAACATTCGTAAAGAATCGAATGAAGCAATCAAGAAATTGAAAAATGATGGCGCTTCAGAAGATGAGATCAAAGTTGGTGAAGGTGAAATACAAAAACTAACTGACGCTAACATTGTAAAAGTTGATCAATTAGCAGAATTAAAAGAGAAAGATATAATGACTGTATAG
- the pyrH gene encoding UMP kinase — protein MKYKRILLKLSGEALMGEQSYGIDINRVQQYAKDIRELHSLGMEIAIVIGGGNIYRGLSAEKAGMDRVQADYMGMLATVINSMALQDALEKEGMKTRLLTAIKMEQICEPFIRRRAVRHLEKGRIVIFGAGTGNPYFTTDTAASLRAIEINADAVLKGTRVDGIYTADPEKDPTAKKFDHISFTEVYEKGLNVMDMTAFTLCQENNLPIIVFDMNKPGNLMKLANGEHVGTIVS, from the coding sequence ATGAAATACAAGCGCATCCTACTAAAACTCAGTGGCGAAGCTTTGATGGGCGAACAAAGCTACGGAATCGACATTAATCGCGTTCAGCAATACGCAAAAGACATTCGAGAACTTCATAGTTTAGGCATGGAAATCGCGATCGTTATCGGTGGTGGTAATATTTACCGTGGCTTGAGCGCTGAAAAAGCTGGAATGGATCGTGTTCAAGCTGATTACATGGGTATGTTAGCAACCGTAATCAACAGCATGGCACTGCAAGATGCTTTGGAAAAAGAAGGCATGAAAACTCGTCTATTAACAGCGATTAAAATGGAGCAAATTTGCGAACCATTTATTCGTCGTAGAGCGGTTCGTCACTTAGAAAAGGGACGTATTGTAATCTTCGGAGCGGGTACAGGAAACCCTTACTTCACCACAGATACAGCAGCTTCATTACGTGCGATTGAGATTAACGCCGATGCAGTATTGAAAGGAACGCGCGTTGATGGTATCTATACCGCTGATCCGGAGAAAGATCCTACAGCGAAGAAATTTGATCACATTTCATTTACGGAAGTATATGAGAAAGGATTAAATGTAATGGATATGACAGCGTTTACCTTATGTCAAGAAAACAACTTACCTATCATAGTATTCGACATGAATAAGCCTGGGAACCTAATGAAGTTAGCGAACGGTGAACATGTTGGTACAATTGTAAGCTAA
- the bshA gene encoding N-acetyl-alpha-D-glucosaminyl L-malate synthase BshA: protein MKIGIVCYPTFGGSGVVATELGKALANNGHQVHFITYSQPARLDFFSENLFYHEVSMAQYPLFDFPPYETALASKMVDVVRFEKLDLLHVHYAIPHASVAFLAKQILKTYGIDIPVVTTLHGTDITLVGKDKSFSPVVTFSINQSDGVTTVSDNLKEQTLQYFEVAKDIQVIPNFIDLKRFSNKNHEHFKKAIAPNNERILVHTSNFRKVKRVEDVVRIFDQVNKVIPSKLLMVGDGPERRNAEELARDLGICDVIRFLGKQDAIEEILSISDLFLMPSGSESFGLAALEAMACKVPVISSNTGGLPELNKQGFSGYLSDIGDIDDMAKNAIHILKDDDTLAEFKANALVRAHDFELSKIVPHYEEFYSKVVESLKNQNKTV, encoded by the coding sequence ATGAAGATAGGAATCGTTTGTTATCCAACCTTTGGGGGAAGTGGTGTAGTTGCCACAGAACTGGGAAAAGCATTAGCCAATAATGGTCATCAAGTACATTTTATTACGTATAGCCAACCTGCCCGTTTGGATTTCTTCTCTGAGAACTTGTTTTATCATGAAGTCTCCATGGCGCAATATCCATTGTTTGACTTCCCTCCATATGAAACAGCACTAGCAAGCAAAATGGTTGATGTTGTTCGTTTTGAAAAACTTGACCTTTTGCATGTACACTATGCTATCCCACACGCATCCGTGGCCTTTTTAGCAAAGCAGATATTAAAAACATATGGTATTGATATACCAGTGGTGACAACACTCCATGGTACCGATATTACACTAGTAGGAAAAGATAAGAGTTTTAGTCCTGTCGTTACGTTCTCTATCAACCAATCTGATGGGGTAACCACCGTTTCAGATAATCTAAAAGAGCAAACATTGCAATATTTTGAAGTGGCTAAAGATATTCAAGTTATCCCTAACTTCATTGATCTTAAGCGTTTCAGCAATAAGAACCACGAACACTTTAAGAAGGCAATCGCACCTAATAATGAACGCATTTTAGTTCATACTTCCAACTTCCGTAAGGTAAAACGCGTTGAAGATGTTGTTCGTATTTTTGATCAAGTCAATAAAGTTATTCCAAGTAAATTATTAATGGTTGGGGATGGTCCTGAACGTCGTAATGCGGAAGAGCTTGCTCGTGATTTAGGTATTTGCGATGTAATCCGTTTCTTAGGTAAACAAGATGCAATCGAAGAGATTTTATCTATCTCCGATTTATTCTTAATGCCTTCCGGTTCGGAGAGTTTTGGATTAGCGGCTTTGGAGGCTATGGCTTGCAAGGTGCCTGTTATTTCATCAAATACAGGAGGCTTACCCGAATTAAATAAACAAGGCTTTAGTGGTTATTTGAGTGACATTGGCGATATTGATGATATGGCTAAAAATGCCATCCACATTCTTAAAGATGATGATACACTGGCTGAGTTTAAAGCAAATGCACTCGTACGAGCACATGATTTTGAACTAAGTAAAATTGTTCCTCATTATGAAGAATTTTATTCAAAAGTCGTAGAATCCTTAAAAAATCAGAACAAAACTGTTTAA
- the arfB gene encoding alternative ribosome rescue aminoacyl-tRNA hydrolase ArfB, which yields MDEQILKLVDELQFKTSRAGGKGGQNVNKVSSKVMLIWQVDRSSHFTIEQKELLKQRLANRINNDGELLLDAFNDRSQLRNKEIVIERFLTLIGEALKIEKPRIPTKIPKSKILARLDRKKIQSSKKANRRWKLE from the coding sequence ATGGATGAACAAATATTAAAGTTAGTGGACGAATTACAATTCAAGACCTCAAGAGCCGGTGGTAAAGGGGGGCAAAACGTGAATAAAGTATCTTCAAAAGTAATGCTCATTTGGCAAGTTGATCGTTCATCGCATTTTACGATAGAACAGAAGGAACTTTTAAAACAGCGTTTAGCAAATCGGATTAATAACGATGGAGAATTGCTATTGGATGCCTTTAACGATCGTAGTCAGTTAAGGAATAAGGAAATCGTAATTGAACGATTTTTGACCCTAATTGGTGAAGCTTTAAAGATTGAAAAACCACGCATCCCGACGAAAATCCCCAAGTCAAAAATTTTAGCGCGATTAGACCGTAAAAAAATACAGTCCAGTAAGAAAGCCAACAGACGTTGGAAACTTGAATAA
- a CDS encoding BlaI/MecI/CopY family transcriptional regulator, with product MDELKELTKAEEQIMQALWDREGGFVKEIIDLLPEPKPAYNTVSTIIRILETKGFVDHESFGKSHRYFPKIQKEEYKKLITGKLLQGYFENSASSMLSFFLEEKKLNVQDMDEILKIIHKHKS from the coding sequence ATGGACGAATTAAAAGAACTTACAAAGGCTGAGGAACAGATCATGCAAGCATTGTGGGATAGGGAAGGTGGATTTGTTAAAGAAATCATTGACTTGCTTCCAGAGCCGAAACCTGCTTATAACACTGTCTCAACTATTATTCGAATCCTCGAAACCAAGGGTTTTGTAGATCACGAGTCTTTCGGCAAGAGCCATCGCTATTTTCCGAAGATCCAAAAAGAAGAATACAAAAAATTAATCACAGGAAAACTCCTGCAAGGGTACTTTGAGAATTCTGCAAGCAGTATGTTATCTTTCTTCCTTGAAGAGAAGAAGTTAAACGTACAGGATATGGATGAAATCTTAAAAATTATCCATAAGCATAAATCCTAA
- a CDS encoding M56 family metallopeptidase produces the protein MHFKLPEIIVGLSPVSATSNAQSAEVTGNFSLPSWSTIYWIGVCLFAIWLIIRLIRLLQLIQQGNGKQSFSFFGKIVINNELRDDEYNQVYLHEEEHRKQGHSFDIMLIELFRVFNWFNPVYQLLIKELKFLHECIVDEKHAENKVSYAELLLAQAMDTQRTVLQHEFSNHSLLKNRIMMLFKEKTDYKFKATYLLALPASLLLLMLVVNCRQAEKETKTVETEVAKPKTEEIVLEDVPDNEPFQGELVEKAEILAEYPGGFNNFRSFVQENYTYPQAAIDAGVKGKVEASFIIGSDGKISNIKIIEDLKHGTGEALIAAIKKAEDWKPAIRNGQKVATKYTIPLRLDLTQM, from the coding sequence ATGCACTTTAAACTTCCAGAAATAATCGTTGGTTTAAGTCCGGTATCGGCAACCAGCAATGCTCAATCGGCGGAGGTGACCGGTAATTTTTCATTGCCAAGTTGGTCGACGATTTATTGGATCGGTGTATGTTTATTTGCCATTTGGCTTATTATACGCCTAATCCGGTTATTGCAATTGATTCAGCAAGGTAATGGAAAACAAAGCTTCTCCTTTTTTGGGAAGATTGTTATAAACAACGAGCTGCGTGATGATGAATACAATCAGGTGTATTTACACGAAGAAGAGCATCGTAAACAAGGTCATTCTTTTGATATTATGCTAATTGAGCTTTTTAGGGTGTTTAATTGGTTCAATCCTGTATATCAACTGCTGATCAAGGAGCTGAAGTTCTTACACGAATGCATCGTGGATGAAAAGCATGCAGAAAATAAAGTGTCCTATGCTGAACTTCTTTTAGCACAGGCAATGGATACTCAACGTACGGTCCTGCAACATGAGTTTTCTAATCATTCCTTATTAAAAAATAGAATAATGATGTTATTTAAAGAAAAAACTGACTATAAATTTAAAGCAACCTATTTATTAGCTCTACCTGCTAGCCTATTACTTTTGATGCTGGTCGTTAATTGTAGGCAAGCAGAAAAGGAGACGAAGACCGTCGAAACAGAAGTTGCTAAACCGAAAACTGAAGAAATCGTGTTGGAAGATGTTCCAGATAATGAACCATTTCAAGGAGAGCTGGTTGAAAAGGCTGAAATCTTAGCAGAATATCCTGGTGGATTTAATAACTTTCGCTCGTTTGTACAAGAGAATTACACCTATCCGCAGGCAGCTATAGACGCCGGAGTTAAGGGTAAAGTTGAAGCATCATTTATTATTGGTTCCGATGGGAAAATTTCTAATATCAAAATAATCGAAGATTTGAAACATGGCACTGGGGAAGCTCTCATTGCTGCAATTAAAAAGGCTGAGGATTGGAAACCTGCAATCCGCAACGGACAAAAAGTAGCCACAAAATATACAATTCCGCTTCGACTGGATCTAACGCAGATGTAG
- a CDS encoding energy transducer TonB → MKLKIMTFAIVLLGMIICQTAKSQEIVDSILTVDAADDSIVFETLSYPEQGTVAFRGDLAKYYNLPRAAIDRKLSGQLAASFVIDIDGKLKDVVIIKDLGYGTGKELKKALQFLSKRHQWTKAIVNGKLVNVRHTITFSISSGPF, encoded by the coding sequence ATGAAACTTAAAATAATGACTTTTGCAATTGTCCTCTTAGGAATGATAATATGTCAAACGGCAAAATCTCAAGAGATTGTGGATTCCATTCTTACAGTCGATGCAGCAGATGATTCCATTGTGTTTGAGACGTTATCTTATCCAGAGCAAGGAACTGTTGCCTTTAGAGGGGATTTAGCAAAATATTATAATCTTCCAAGGGCTGCAATTGATAGAAAATTAAGCGGCCAATTGGCGGCTTCGTTTGTCATCGATATTGATGGCAAATTGAAAGACGTCGTTATAATAAAAGATTTAGGCTATGGCACGGGGAAAGAACTTAAAAAAGCGCTACAATTTTTATCTAAAAGACATCAATGGACGAAGGCAATAGTTAACGGTAAGCTTGTCAATGTACGCCACACAATAACCTTTTCTATTTCTAGTGGCCCATTTTAA
- a CDS encoding energy transducer TonB — translation MDFTLFYSWLLLNTASNLFGSGIDKVQLAVQKGEMHWSAEQNSQSEKRIIESAPSEKEVSAQPKAGFKNFYDYLERHYQVPRAARKDGVKGELLVFFHVNADGSLSNFQVMKDLGKGTGEELIRVIKSGPKWIAGKDSEGNFVTTSFSIPLKIGVDFTSSF, via the coding sequence ATGGATTTTACATTGTTTTATAGTTGGTTGTTGCTAAATACAGCTTCCAATTTATTTGGTTCAGGAATCGACAAGGTTCAATTGGCTGTTCAAAAGGGTGAGATGCACTGGTCGGCTGAACAAAATAGCCAATCAGAGAAGAGAATCATTGAGTCTGCACCATCAGAGAAAGAAGTATCGGCACAACCTAAGGCCGGCTTTAAAAACTTCTATGACTACCTTGAAAGGCATTATCAAGTTCCTCGTGCTGCTCGAAAAGACGGTGTCAAAGGAGAACTACTGGTGTTTTTTCATGTAAATGCCGATGGAAGTTTGAGTAATTTCCAGGTTATGAAAGATTTAGGTAAAGGGACTGGAGAGGAATTAATTCGAGTAATCAAATCGGGTCCTAAATGGATAGCGGGCAAAGATAGTGAAGGAAATTTTGTTACGACATCTTTTTCGATACCTTTAAAAATTGGCGTAGATTTTACGAGTTCCTTCTAA
- a CDS encoding chaperone modulator CbpM → MEKTLFRVVDICQSNKIERRFIQELHQNGLIEIIVEQETEFIEEEQISQIERFSTWHYELEINVQGIEVVQQLIDRIEKLQQEVRILKGR, encoded by the coding sequence ATGGAAAAGACATTATTTAGGGTAGTTGATATCTGTCAATCAAATAAAATCGAACGCAGATTCATTCAGGAATTACATCAAAATGGTCTAATCGAAATTATTGTTGAGCAAGAAACAGAATTCATCGAAGAAGAACAAATTTCGCAGATTGAGCGTTTTTCAACATGGCATTATGAGCTTGAAATCAATGTTCAAGGTATCGAGGTTGTGCAACAGCTAATTGACCGAATTGAAAAACTGCAACAAGAAGTTAGAATTCTAAAAGGCAGATAG
- a CDS encoding DnaJ C-terminal domain-containing protein codes for MAFLDYYKVLGLDKTASQEDIKKAYRKLARKFHPDLNPNDEEAKKKFQEINEANEVLTDPEKRKKYDQYGENWKHGDEYEKAQQQYNRSNTGRAGQNPFQGYDFNYDGNYDTGEYSDFFEELFGSRFSGRSSNRRSAGFRGQDYNTSLELTLLQATQTHQQTFSVNGKNIRITIPAGVEDGQKIRLKGQGSDGVNGGPKGDLYITFSIKADPNFQRRGNDLYTNISIDLPTALLGGETIVNTLTGKINVKIKEGTQNGAKIRLKGKGYPVYKKDGEFGDLYAEVHVKLPTNLTEEQKKIIQQFADSMK; via the coding sequence ATGGCGTTTTTAGACTACTATAAAGTTCTAGGATTAGATAAAACAGCCAGCCAGGAGGACATCAAAAAGGCGTATCGTAAGCTTGCTCGCAAGTTTCATCCTGATTTGAATCCGAACGACGAAGAGGCGAAGAAGAAGTTCCAAGAAATCAACGAGGCCAATGAAGTATTAACAGATCCGGAAAAGCGGAAGAAATACGATCAATATGGTGAGAATTGGAAGCATGGTGATGAGTATGAGAAAGCTCAACAACAATATAACCGGTCTAATACTGGAAGAGCAGGACAGAATCCATTCCAGGGTTATGACTTCAATTATGACGGCAACTACGACACCGGTGAGTATTCAGACTTTTTCGAAGAACTCTTTGGCAGTCGATTTTCTGGAAGAAGCTCCAATCGCCGAAGTGCTGGCTTCCGAGGACAGGACTATAACACAAGCCTAGAATTAACACTATTACAGGCCACGCAAACTCATCAACAAACCTTTTCTGTTAACGGCAAAAACATTCGTATCACTATTCCTGCTGGAGTCGAAGATGGACAAAAGATTCGTTTAAAAGGTCAAGGAAGTGATGGTGTGAATGGTGGGCCGAAGGGTGACTTATATATTACGTTCAGTATAAAAGCTGATCCGAATTTCCAACGTCGCGGAAACGATTTATACACGAATATTTCGATAGATCTTCCTACTGCGCTATTGGGTGGAGAGACCATCGTAAACACGTTGACTGGAAAAATCAATGTAAAAATTAAAGAAGGAACACAAAACGGCGCAAAAATACGTTTAAAAGGAAAAGGATATCCTGTCTATAAGAAAGATGGAGAATTTGGCGATTTGTATGCTGAGGTTCACGTGAAACTTCCTACAAATTTGACAGAAGAACAGAAGAAAATAATTCAACAATTTGCTGATTCAATGAAATAA
- a CDS encoding ferritin, producing the protein MDTNRLSKAMETSLIKQMTKENQASQTYLALGIWADTKGYGGIGNFLFRHAQEERNHMIKIMMYILERGGEPKVEAVEAPKKLPKNITECFNMVFEHEVDNTNAIYNLVNQSMEEKDWATWNFAQWFVKEQIEEEKLAMQLIDKLKIAGGDRATDESLFELDKYLENASDEVTLARESTADKPE; encoded by the coding sequence ATGGATACGAATAGACTTTCAAAAGCGATGGAGACATCGTTGATAAAACAAATGACTAAGGAGAACCAAGCTTCACAGACCTACTTGGCCTTAGGAATATGGGCAGATACCAAGGGATATGGTGGTATAGGGAATTTTCTTTTTCGGCATGCGCAAGAGGAAAGAAATCATATGATTAAGATTATGATGTATATACTTGAGCGGGGAGGGGAGCCTAAAGTTGAGGCTGTTGAAGCGCCGAAAAAATTGCCAAAGAATATTACCGAGTGTTTTAACATGGTATTTGAACATGAAGTCGACAATACGAATGCCATTTATAATTTAGTTAATCAATCAATGGAAGAAAAAGATTGGGCGACTTGGAATTTTGCGCAGTGGTTTGTGAAGGAGCAGATCGAAGAGGAGAAATTGGCTATGCAATTGATTGATAAATTGAAAATAGCTGGAGGAGACCGTGCAACCGATGAGTCCTTATTCGAATTGGATAAGTATTTGGAAAATGCCTCGGATGAGGTGACGCTAGCGCGAGAATCTACCGCCGATAAACCCGAATAA
- a CDS encoding GntR family transcriptional regulator, giving the protein MQFSNDKPIYIQIIDVVMEKILSNEWLAGDKIISVRELAATLEVNPNTVMRSYEKLQLDEIIVNKRGVGFFVTENAQQRIIELKKETFIEHEVPKFYQTAKLLKISIEELTDLYQKLSL; this is encoded by the coding sequence ATGCAATTTTCAAATGATAAGCCCATCTACATCCAAATTATCGATGTTGTTATGGAAAAAATACTCAGTAACGAGTGGCTTGCAGGAGACAAGATTATCTCTGTCAGAGAATTGGCAGCGACATTAGAAGTTAATCCAAATACAGTAATGCGCTCTTACGAGAAACTTCAACTCGATGAAATTATTGTGAACAAACGCGGTGTAGGATTCTTTGTTACAGAGAATGCCCAACAAAGAATTATAGAATTAAAAAAAGAAACTTTTATCGAACATGAAGTACCAAAATTTTATCAAACTGCGAAACTTTTAAAAATATCCATCGAAGAACTAACTGATCTTTATCAAAAACTATCTTTATGA
- a CDS encoding ATP-binding cassette domain-containing protein, whose protein sequence is MLIIKSLSYAYSKKRQVLDEISTTLKPGHIYGLLGLNGEGKTTLLKLIVGMLLPKNGNICFGTLKSTTRSAEYFNEVYYLADQSKLPDMKIEAFGEIYGAFYSRYNHNEYLSSLKAFNIPLENGLKALSLGQHRKVQIAFALACNTSVLLMDEPTNGLDIPSKAIFRKLLAKNMSEDKIFVIATHQIRDVDNLFDQLLILKEGRLILDSSLTEIASQYHISRNPSPSDQIIYSQEEFDGSVYLVQNESADSKIDIEFLFNAFTQSKQSIDL, encoded by the coding sequence ATGTTAATCATTAAATCACTTTCATATGCCTACAGCAAAAAAAGGCAGGTGCTAGATGAAATCAGCACTACATTAAAACCGGGACACATCTACGGTTTATTAGGCTTGAATGGAGAGGGTAAAACCACTCTTTTAAAACTCATAGTCGGTATGCTGTTACCAAAGAATGGAAATATCTGCTTTGGAACACTAAAAAGCACCACACGCTCTGCAGAATATTTTAATGAGGTGTACTACCTAGCTGATCAGAGTAAATTACCCGACATGAAGATTGAGGCCTTTGGCGAGATCTACGGTGCTTTCTACTCTAGATACAATCATAACGAATATTTGAGTAGCCTCAAGGCATTTAACATACCTTTAGAAAATGGTCTTAAAGCACTTTCATTAGGACAACACCGTAAGGTTCAAATCGCCTTTGCTTTAGCTTGCAATACGTCGGTACTACTTATGGACGAACCGACTAATGGTCTCGATATTCCATCCAAAGCAATTTTTAGAAAGCTACTGGCGAAAAACATGAGCGAAGACAAAATATTCGTGATCGCCACCCATCAAATTAGAGATGTAGATAATCTATTTGACCAATTACTTATCCTCAAGGAAGGAAGACTTATACTTGATTCAAGTTTAACAGAAATTGCTAGTCAATATCATATCAGTAGAAATCCTTCGCCGAGTGATCAAATTATCTACAGTCAGGAAGAGTTCGACGGCTCTGTATATCTAGTACAAAACGAATCAGCGGACTCAAAAATTGACATCGAATTCTTATTCAATGCTTTCACACAATCTAAACAAAGTATCGACTTATGA
- a CDS encoding M28 family peptidase: MRKYLVLSFLLPAMFSCSMAQNPTQNKYAELLTVESAREHLTTLTSKEYAGRGTGQEGGQKAAEYIAKTFKDLGLKPAVNGSYFQPVALEKSSYVVDNFKINNLELINGKDLFVQGTNDLTNYDANEIVFVGYGIQSEKYNDLKGLDIAGKIVMFLSDGEPTDKNGNSLITGDKTQSDWSTSRFKKAQELMKLKPKLIIATGRQTSDMIARFGARLTGGRFTLRNDKSEKQTNTNTNPPVVNITLEAANNILSAKKTTVEKAVSKINNTQKPNSFVVKTAVKASMGIKAEEFNDPNVLGYIEGTDKKDEIVIISSHYDHDGILPDGTFFPGADDNGSGTVGVLELAKAFAAAKNDGHGPRRTILFMGFAAEEKGLLGSDYYSQHPVFPLANTVTCLNMDMIGRIDDKHLKGNHNYIHAIGSDMLSSELKAINEQANKTYTQMELDYMYDDPKDPMRIYYRSDQYNLAKHGIPVIFFFSGLHPDYHTPNDTVDRIDFNMMTKREKLVFHTAWEIANRDNKLVVDKTPAAK, translated from the coding sequence ATGAGAAAATATTTAGTATTGTCGTTCTTGCTGCCAGCAATGTTCAGTTGTAGCATGGCGCAGAACCCGACTCAAAATAAATACGCAGAATTACTAACAGTAGAATCCGCAAGAGAACATCTAACTACATTGACCTCGAAAGAGTATGCTGGTCGTGGTACCGGACAAGAAGGTGGTCAAAAAGCTGCAGAATATATCGCCAAGACTTTTAAAGATCTTGGATTAAAACCAGCGGTTAATGGATCATATTTCCAACCGGTAGCATTAGAGAAATCCTCGTATGTTGTGGATAATTTTAAGATTAATAACCTTGAGCTGATCAATGGTAAAGATTTGTTCGTTCAAGGCACAAATGATTTAACGAATTACGATGCAAACGAGATCGTCTTTGTAGGGTACGGCATTCAATCTGAAAAATACAATGACCTAAAAGGTCTTGATATCGCTGGAAAGATTGTCATGTTTCTTAGCGATGGAGAACCTACGGACAAGAATGGAAACTCATTAATCACTGGAGATAAAACACAATCGGACTGGTCAACTAGTCGTTTTAAGAAGGCTCAAGAATTAATGAAATTGAAGCCTAAATTAATCATTGCAACGGGAAGACAAACATCAGATATGATTGCTCGTTTTGGAGCAAGACTGACAGGAGGTCGTTTTACCTTACGTAACGATAAAAGTGAAAAACAAACAAATACCAACACGAATCCTCCGGTAGTAAATATTACATTGGAAGCCGCTAACAATATACTTTCGGCGAAAAAAACTACTGTAGAGAAAGCGGTTAGTAAGATTAACAATACCCAGAAGCCTAATTCATTTGTCGTAAAGACAGCTGTGAAAGCGTCGATGGGAATTAAAGCCGAAGAATTCAACGATCCAAACGTACTAGGTTACATCGAAGGAACGGACAAAAAAGACGAGATTGTAATTATCTCTAGTCACTATGACCACGATGGTATCCTACCTGACGGAACTTTTTTCCCTGGTGCTGATGATAACGGATCTGGTACTGTAGGCGTACTAGAGCTGGCTAAAGCGTTTGCTGCGGCTAAAAATGATGGACACGGACCTAGAAGAACTATTCTCTTTATGGGCTTTGCGGCGGAAGAAAAAGGATTATTAGGTTCTGATTACTATTCACAACACCCAGTTTTTCCACTAGCGAATACGGTAACTTGTTTAAATATGGACATGATTGGACGTATTGATGACAAGCACTTAAAAGGGAATCATAATTATATTCACGCTATTGGGTCCGATATGTTAAGTAGCGAGTTGAAAGCAATCAATGAGCAAGCAAATAAAACATATACGCAAATGGAATTAGATTATATGTATGACGATCCTAAAGATCCTATGCGTATTTATTACCGTTCCGATCAGTATAATTTAGCGAAACATGGTATTCCTGTTATTTTCTTTTTCTCAGGTCTACATCCAGACTACCATACACCAAATGATACCGTAGATCGTATCGATTTCAACATGATGACTAAACGCGAGAAATTGGTATTTCATACAGCATGGGAAATTGCAAACCGCGACAATAAATTAGTGGTAGACAAAACACCTGCAGCGAAGTAA
- the rpiB gene encoding ribose 5-phosphate isomerase B, with the protein MSKKIAIGGDHAGFEYKAEIIEFLKELGYTVQDFGTYSTDSVDYPDFAHPVASSVEDKSNDMGILICGSANGVAITANKHQGIRAAICWLEEISALARQHNNANVVCIPARFIDLDLAKRIVKTFLTTDFEGGRHENRVNKIACS; encoded by the coding sequence ATGTCAAAAAAAATTGCAATTGGTGGAGATCATGCTGGATTTGAATACAAAGCAGAGATCATTGAGTTTTTAAAAGAATTAGGTTATACCGTACAGGACTTCGGAACCTATTCTACTGATTCAGTTGATTACCCTGATTTTGCTCACCCTGTGGCTAGCAGTGTAGAGGATAAGTCTAATGACATGGGTATCTTAATCTGTGGATCTGCAAATGGGGTTGCTATTACAGCAAATAAACACCAAGGTATTCGTGCAGCAATTTGTTGGTTAGAGGAAATCTCTGCCTTAGCACGCCAACACAACAATGCAAATGTAGTTTGTATCCCAGCACGCTTTATCGATCTAGACTTAGCTAAACGTATCGTAAAAACATTCTTGACAACTGACTTTGAAGGTGGTCGTCATGAAAACCGAGTGAACAAGATTGCTTGTTCATAA